One Pieris rapae chromosome 7, ilPieRapa1.1, whole genome shotgun sequence genomic window carries:
- the LOC111004175 gene encoding peptidoglycan recognition protein translates to MYRYLCLLCLIFVNADQECGVIDFAQWSQNPRNERPSLSKPVNLVIIQHTATDTCSDDESCKVILNGVRQNHIEKLKFTDIGNSFYIGGNGKVYEGAGWNTGAHTRGFNDKSIGLSFIGDFRDTPPTNEALKAGQDFLSCSVRNGDLDENYNLLGHGQLSPTISPGATLQEVIQTWEHWRDNFL, encoded by the exons ATGTATCGTTATTTATGTCTCCTctgtttgatatttgtaaatgcaG ATCAAGAATGTGGTGTAATCGATTTCGCACAGTGGAGTCAAAATCCTCGCAATGAACGTCCTTCTCTATCGAAACCAGTGAATTTGGTGATCATACAGCACACTGCTACAGATACTTGCTCTGATGATGAATCGTGCAAAGTCATTTTAAATGGCGTCAGACAGAACCACATTGAAAAACTTAAGTTCACGGATATTGGAAATTC gtTCTACATTGGTGGAAATGGAAAGGTGTACGAAGGCGCTGGGTGGAATACAGGCGCGCACACGCGAGGATTCAATGACAAATCTATTGGATTGTCCTTCATTGGAGATTTTAGAG ATACGCCTCCAACTAACGAAGCGTTGAAAGCTGGTCAAGATTTTCTCTCTTGCAGTGTTAGGAATGGTGATTTGGATGAAAATTACAACCTCCTTGGTCATGGACAGTTGTCCCCAACTATAAGCCCTGGTGCTACGCTTCAGGAGGTCATACAGACTTGGGAACACTGGcgagataattttttataa